Within the Heterodontus francisci isolate sHetFra1 chromosome 28, sHetFra1.hap1, whole genome shotgun sequence genome, the region TTTTCAGCAAACACAGCCGAAAATAAATGAGGATAAAGGCTCAGAAAAGATCATAAAGTGTGATAAAGGATTACAAACAGTTACAAAAGAGAATGGATGATTGGAAAGTGTTATACAGGATTAAATGGATTATAAATGGTCAGCAAGTATTAAAGAGGTTATAAAGGGGAATAAAGATGTATAAATAATTACAAATGGTTTTAAATATTGATAAACGATCCTAAATAATATAAAGGTATAAATGATTGTATAGAACGGGCCCCACACCACTCCCCATCACCATGGGAAAcagccccacccccactccccgtcaccatggGAAACAGGCCCCGCCAGCACACAGGGTCACTATAGGTAATaggacccgcccccactcccccgcgcCTTCGCTTCAGGTCCCGTCTCCTCTCTCAGCCTCGATAGTGATAGGCCCCGCCCCGTGATGTCTCCATAGTGACGGGCCCGTCCCCCCGCTCTGTCTATTGTGACAGGCCCCGCCCTCCACTTTCTGGAAATAGTCATTCAGTTCCTCGGATCATTGAATAAATTTACTGATTGTAGTAAAGAGatgtttcagcacattcttcaactgctctctgaactgagtctgggtcacagcgtaaatcgcagtgtttgtgcagcaacacaggagctgcagcatgaagccgacTTCCCGCAGATACAAAGGTAAAAATACAGACCGATACCCCAAATACCACATCCGGTACCATAAAGACCACACCATAAACACTGCCCAtgacaggatgaaattccccgagataactaacagtaaaattatggatttccttcgactctccatctctggatctctGCGACGCTCCCCATTGttatgagcccggagtctcctgcgtcctctgctgctcactaaaatgtgcctgacggtgagagcgttgagtagcagaatcagcacaaatgggagccccggggttatAATGTTGTGCAGGAACTCGATCGTTCCCCAGGCACGAGAAGACCAAAACTCCACTTTTGCCACACAAAACCAGGGTTGATTCACCAGCCAATACCGACCTGTTAAtagaaaataccagaagatgttctttaaacagctcagcacagtcactgttcccacaatCACAGCCgaagttttctcactgcaatatttacttttcaacttgtggcaacaaatggccacaaatcgatcaaaggtgaaagtgacggtgaaccagacagaacagtctgtggctgcgtaaagcaggacggcgtggatattacacacgtggATGTCATACAGGTACCGAAACTGTtccagataaacaatgggaatgtgcctcaatatcaggtccaggataatgaccagtagatccgccgctgacatggccaccaggtagcgagtgacacagtgggagaggccgcactttccccgagacaggatcccaatcgtcagcaagttaactgtgaggaagagaaataaacagagaaattagacatcaggctggagcaaagttacccGTTTGATTGatgacttattgagatttataaatgcgttcctgtatccagtgatgtattaaaatgattggacaaatgggaagatctgtgatacggtggaaggcaggagagattaaataacaaaaaataaatctgaaattgttaaactcaatgttgatcgTAATCCTTCTGCTCCTTCCTTTCACggtctggtttaaaaaaaaactgttccatctttaatctctcccagttctcatgaagggtcatagacctgaaacattaatttggtTTCTCTCTCCGCTGATGCTGCCACACACgctgaatatttacagcattttctggttttattccagatttgcagcatctgcaacaCTTTGCTCTTGTATCGAaaattaaatgttggactgactgagagattccctcacctgtgacaggcagcacggaattcaattatttcaaaacaATAGTTTgaaatgagtccactgaaaaatcaatgaaacaaataatctcaaccgtcactaagttaactgtcttcctctctttggcctccttgtctcgggaaacaatgggtaagtgcctagaggtagtcagtggtttgtggagtggctataaaggccttccagagtgacagactcgtccacaggcgctgcagataaaattggcagtcggagctgttccacagttggctctctccttgcgctttgactctttgactcgccactctttagctccgcctttttggctgtccaccagctctggacaaccggtgggtctgataccagtgacgagttctctgtgcaatgcatccttggggataccGCCATCTTCCAtgttgctcacatggccaagccatctcaagcggcgctggctcagtagggtgtatatgctgggggtgttggctgccccgaggacttctgcattggagatacggtgctGCCAAGGATTCTCAGGAGGCCGCGAAGATGGAATCGGTTGAGACAACtcacttggctgacatacattgcccggacctcgctgccgtacagcaaggtactgaggacacaggcttgatacactcggcctTCTGTgttcttttgtgttccgtgtcagtgcaccattttcccacaccctcttggtcagtctggacatagcagtggatgcctttcctatctgcttgttggtttctgcatcgggagacaggttactggtgatagttcagcctaggtggatgaactcatgaaccactcgcagagcgtggtcgcccatattgatggatggagcatttctgacgtcctgtcccatgatgttcgtttacttgaggctgatggttaggccaaattcgttgcaggcagccgcaatcctgtcgatgagtctctgcagacactcctccgtgtgggatgttaatgcagcatcgtcagcaaagaggagttcctgatgaggacattcccaacttttgtcttcgctctatgacgggcaaggttgaacaacctgccatctgatcttgtgtggaggagaattccttcttctgaagacttaaacgtaaaagagagcagcagggagaagaagatcccgaacaATGTAGGTACGAGAACTCAGCCCTGttgcacgccactcaggataagaaaggggtctgatgagacgctgctatgctgaattgtgcctttcatattgtcatagaatgacgcGATGATACttcatagctttggtggacatccgagtttttctggtagtctgaagagactacgtctgctgaagaggtcaaaggctttggtgagatcaatgaaagcaacatagaggggcatctgttgttcacagcattcctgctgtagctggtgaagggagaacagcatgtacaTGTCAAGTTAAGTGTAAACAAGGGGAATTATGAGGACATTTACACAAGATTACGAGCAAAATGAATAATTTGAAGGATTTCGGGGTGCCATTTGTACATTTGTTACCACATTCATTGCGTATCAAATTATTGTTCCAGTGACAGGATTTTCTGCTGGTGACAGGCTGGTGAATTTAGTGGAGACAACGGGGGTCCCGACAATAGATGAAAAGGTGAGGACAGCAAAGCCTCAGCATTGCGGAGCCCCCACCCGGTGCAATTCCGTGGCGCCCGGTCAACTAACTGCCTGGTACCATGGTTCACATCCTCTTATGCATGGGGATGCCGCCTGGCAACACTACTGAACAATCAGAGGGTCAACAGCTCAGGAGTATTAGCAACACCATCGGGAGCAGTGgaactgccagtactacaccaggtCTGGGTTCAGGACCATCGCTAGATCACTAGATACTAGATCAGTGTGGCGAGGACACCAGGGGCAGTAAGCCAGTCGGTGCCATTATTGGTAATACAGAACAGCACCCCAGGTAAGTATGGCGAGTACACCAGGGC harbors:
- the LOC137345249 gene encoding probable G-protein coupled receptor 139: MGLNLRTSYWNVTTMDRSFSSDIYFLSTYYDRYSLDNRLYLALKIIQYIYYPILTIGVPVNLLTIGILSRGKCGLSHCVTRYLVAMSAADLLVIILDLILRHIPIVYLEQFRYLYDIHVCNIHAVLLYAATDCSVWFTVTFTFDRFVAICCHKLKSKYCSEKTSAVIVGTVTVLSCLKNIFWYFLLTGRYWLVNQPWFCVAKVEFWSSRAWGTIEFLHNIITPGLPFVLILLLNALTVRHILVSSRGRRRLRAHNNGERRRDPEMESRRKSIILLLVISGNFILSWAVFMVWSLWYRMWYLGYRSVFLPLYLREVGFMLQLLCCCTNTAIYAVTQTQFREQLKNVLKHLFTTISKFIQ